GCGCAATAAACCCTGCCGTAGGAGGCCTTCTCATAAGAGGTGAAAAAGGCACGGCAAAATCCACGGCCGTAAGATCACTCGCGGCGATTCTTCCGAAAATTCGGGTTTTAGAGGGCTGTCCTTTTTCGTGCGACCCCGATAATCCTTCTGAATGGTGCAGCGGCTGTAGGCAACTCAAGCCCCCTGTGCCCGTCGTTTTAAAGCCCATTCCCGTCGTGACCCTTCCTCTGAACGCCACGGAGGACAGGGTGGTGGGGAGTATCGACTTTGAAAGGGCAATTAAAACGGGAGAACGCAGATTTTATCCGGGAGTGCTTGCCAGAGCGCACCGGGGCATTCTTTATGTGGATGAAATTAATCTTCTCGATGACTACATCGCCGACCTTATTCTAGATGCGGCAGCATCAGGGCTAAACCGGGTGGAGCGGGAGGGTATCTCCTTTGTCCATCCCGCAAGGTTTATACTTGTAGGGACGATGAATCCGGAAGAGGGAAGCATCAGGCCTCAGCTCCTCGATAGATTCGGTGTGTGCGTGGATGTCTCCGGGGAAAAAGACCTCAACAGACGTGTGGAATTGATGACCCTTCGCGAAGAATTCGACAATGATCCCGAAAGCTTCAACAGGCGCTTCGAAGAGGATAACAGGTCCCTTGCCCGGAAGATTCTTGCGGCCAGGGAGTTACTATCGAAGGTCAAAACCCCCGATCCCATTAGGAAATTCATATCCGACCTGTGCCTGGAAAACAACGTGGCGGGTCACCGTGCCGACATAGTGCTTGAGCAGGCGGCAAGGGCTCTGGCGGCCTTTAAGGGACGCCTTAATGTAACGATCGAAGACGTCGGCGAAGTTGCACAGATGGTCCTTATACACCGAAGAAGAGAATCGGCACCCGCTCCTCCGGCGCCCGCTCCCCGGGAAAATCAGGAGCATGAACGGCCTGATCAGAAGGCCGAGACCCGCCATCAGCGAGAACCGAAAGAAGCTGTAGGTGAATTCGACGACGCAAAGTCCGGTAGGTCCCCGGGGAAGGCTGAATCGGCCGATGGGAAACAGGAACAGGACGAGAGCCCGGAGGATCACGGGGCCGAAAACGAAAAAGTCAACCACGAGCGGATAATGGAACGGGTATTCGAAATCGGGGAAACCTTTCGCGTCAGAAAGATCTCCGCCCCTAAGGACAGACTGGTACGAAGGGGATCGGGGAGAAGAAGCCGAACCAGAACGGCTCAGAGGCGAGGTCGTTATGTCAGAAGTAGTCGTCTGATGTCCGACGGTATGGATGTGGCTCTGGATGCCACACTCAGGGCGGCAGCACCTTATCAGATTCACCGTCGGGGACAATCAATCGGAGAGCTGGCCGTTCATCTGACGCTTCAGGACATCAGACACAAAATTCGTGAGAAGCGCATGGGCAATTTTCTTCTCTTTGTCGTCGATGCAAGCGGTTCAATGGGGGCTCAGGGGAGAATGGCCGCTACGAAGGGTGCCATAATGTCTCTGCTCCTTGACGCTTACCAGAAGCGGGATCGAGTGGCCATGGTCTGTTTCAGGCAAAAGGAAGCCGAAGTAAAGCTCCCGCCTACTTCTTCCGTCGAGCTTGCGGCAAAACAGCTTAGGGAACTTCCCGTAGGAGGGCGGACGCCTCTTTCTGCAGGGCTTATTAAAGCCCATGAAGTGTTGAGGAGCGTGTTTTTGAAGGATCCCTCGGCAAGACCCATAGTGATAGTTGTTACCGACGGAAGGGCTAATGTTTCGGTGGGCGAAGGGAAGAAGCCACTGGAAGAAGCGCTTTTCGTCGCACGGAAGTTTGCCGCCGACGACCGGGTTCTTCCCGTCGTGGTTGACACGGAAAAATCAGGGGTTTTTCGGTTCGGGCTTGCAAGAAGACTGGCCGATGTAATGAATGCCTCTTATTTTCGCATAGAGGACCTTAAGGCAGAGAAACTTCTGGAGGTTATAAAGGAGGTATCTCGGTGAGTTGCGACAGGATCTATCCCTTCGTGGCAATCGTTGGGCAGGAGAAAATGAAGCGAGCCCTTATTTTCAACATCATCAATCCAACCCTTTCGGGTGTCCTGATACGGGGAGAAAAGGGCACGGGGAAGTCAACGGCAGTGAGAGCCCTTGCCCACATACTTCCGAAGATTGAGGTGATCAGGGATTGTCCCTTTAATCTGGCCGATGCCGATCCGGAAGGTCTATGTGGCGAATGTCCCAGAAGCGAGTGCAGCCGTGAAGTTATGGGCGGGAAAAAGCCGGAAAAGGTATGGCGTGAAATACGTGTGGTGGAATTGCCGGTTGGGGCTACGGAAGACCGGGTTGTGGGGACTCTTGATCTTGAACATGCGCTCAAAAAAGGCGAAAAGCGTATAGAGCCGGGCCTGCTGGCAGCAGCTCATCGAGGAATTCTTTACGTTGATGAGGTCAATCTCCTGGACGACCATGTGGTGGACGTTTTGCTCGATTCGGCAGCGATGGGCGTCAATACCATTGAGCGAGAAGGAGTGAGCTTTTCTCACCCGGCAAGATTCACCCTTGTCGGCACGATGAACCCCGAAGAAGGCGAATTGAGGCCGCAACTTCTGGATCGCTTCGGCCTGTGTGTGCATGTCGAAGGGCTTAAAGACCCGGAAAGTCGGGTTACGGTAATGGAACGACGCATTGCCTTTGACGAAGATCCGGAAAATTTTTGCAGACTCTGGGAAAATGAGTCCAAAATGCTGGTGGATCGGATTGAAAGGGCAAGGAGGCTTTATCCCGAAGTGGTCGTTCCAAGAGATCTTCTTTTCGACATAGCAACCTGTTGCCTGGACTTCGGGGTGGACGGTCACCGGGCCGACATAATAATGCTGAAAACCGCAAAAACCATTGCGGCCTTTGAGGGTAGAACAGAAGTGATAGCGGGCGACATAGAAGAAGCCGCAGAACTCGTTCTTCCTCACAGGGTAAGAAAACAGCCCTTTATGGACATGGCTGAAGACCTCAGAATGATGAAGTCGGCCTAAAGATAGACATGTCTAAATACCGCTTGTCCCTTATGGTAGACCTAAGACCTGAAGCTCCGTTTGCTCATTTAACGGAAAAGGGGAAAAGATTTTTTTGAAAAAAGTAGAACTATAACCGTATGTTGAAATAAGCGGCAGCAACTCAATTAATATTGTTACAGGTGCTTTACTTAACCCCGGAAAACACGATTTTATCGCAGGGGAAGAAGGGACCTTTAGAAGAGTTTCAAAGAAGTGATTAAAGCATGGTCACGAGAAGGAAGCCGAGATGCTATGGCGAACGCGTAATGACCCGTGGCTTGACAACGGGCTGGAATTATTCGGTCAAATAGTTGAGCACATCGCCTCTCAGCACCCACGAATCCTTCAGGTCCAATGGGAACCGGATGGGTTGAAGTTAACCATTAAAGATGTATCCCGCTTTATCGAGTTGTTGGATGACGAGATTAAGCAAAAAAGTCAATCTGCAATTTATTATACGGTAGGAGTGCGTCAAAGTTTAAAGCCTTTTGTCGGCTTTAATCAACAGCCCCAAAGACAACGTCCACCGATCTTTCAGGATGACCGCCGCCGTAATTTTCTTGAGCAGTTGTTTGCTTCTCAAGTCCAAACTCGGGGTGAATTAAAGGGCTGTCCTCTCTGTGGTGAACCCATTGCCGCTCATGAACAAAAACTCACTCTCTCGGTTTACCCCTTTGTTACCAAGATCAAATCATTTTCGGGTGTCCGAACTCGATGGCAAGGCAGTGGTCTAAGTGGTTTTACCGAATACTTAATTGTTTGTCCTTACTGTTACTTTTTAGGAGCATTAACATGGATGGACGATGCCCTACTTTACCTTTGCGACATTGGCGGGACCAACGGAACGGCGATTGTCATGATTCCAGCTCCAACGGCTGGCAGTCTGACCAGACTGCGACGAGTTAAGTCTTACCGTCCTAAATACGGGGAACGGAAAACTAACGTGAAGTTCAAAAGCAGGTCAAACGGAAAGGAGCAAGAAGAGGAACGAAATGTCAGGGAAGGTCGCTATTCGTTACTTTTGGCTTTTCTTGAACGAACTCTTAACGAAATTGCCGAAGAGGTTGAAATAACGGATTTATTTACCGAAGCGCGAAAACGAATTGCCGACGGGTGGCTTTTTGTCAGTATCCCTCAGGGAAGGATGAAAAACATTACGGCACACGACTTGGTCTTGGATGAACCCACGCTGAGACTTCTAGCCGCATTGGTGGGAAAAGGGAAGTTGCCATACGCTTACATGATTACTGAAATTTGG
This Thermodesulforhabdus norvegica DNA region includes the following protein-coding sequences:
- a CDS encoding putative cobaltochelatase, whose product is MKVFQKLYPFSAIVGQEKLKKALILCAINPAVGGLLIRGEKGTAKSTAVRSLAAILPKIRVLEGCPFSCDPDNPSEWCSGCRQLKPPVPVVLKPIPVVTLPLNATEDRVVGSIDFERAIKTGERRFYPGVLARAHRGILYVDEINLLDDYIADLILDAAASGLNRVEREGISFVHPARFILVGTMNPEEGSIRPQLLDRFGVCVDVSGEKDLNRRVELMTLREEFDNDPESFNRRFEEDNRSLARKILAARELLSKVKTPDPIRKFISDLCLENNVAGHRADIVLEQAARALAAFKGRLNVTIEDVGEVAQMVLIHRRRESAPAPPAPAPRENQEHERPDQKAETRHQREPKEAVGEFDDAKSGRSPGKAESADGKQEQDESPEDHGAENEKVNHERIMERVFEIGETFRVRKISAPKDRLVRRGSGRRSRTRTAQRRGRYVRSSRLMSDGMDVALDATLRAAAPYQIHRRGQSIGELAVHLTLQDIRHKIREKRMGNFLLFVVDASGSMGAQGRMAATKGAIMSLLLDAYQKRDRVAMVCFRQKEAEVKLPPTSSVELAAKQLRELPVGGRTPLSAGLIKAHEVLRSVFLKDPSARPIVIVVTDGRANVSVGEGKKPLEEALFVARKFAADDRVLPVVVDTEKSGVFRFGLARRLADVMNASYFRIEDLKAEKLLEVIKEVSR
- a CDS encoding ATP-binding protein, which gives rise to MKRALIFNIINPTLSGVLIRGEKGTGKSTAVRALAHILPKIEVIRDCPFNLADADPEGLCGECPRSECSREVMGGKKPEKVWREIRVVELPVGATEDRVVGTLDLEHALKKGEKRIEPGLLAAAHRGILYVDEVNLLDDHVVDVLLDSAAMGVNTIEREGVSFSHPARFTLVGTMNPEEGELRPQLLDRFGLCVHVEGLKDPESRVTVMERRIAFDEDPENFCRLWENESKMLVDRIERARRLYPEVVVPRDLLFDIATCCLDFGVDGHRADIIMLKTAKTIAAFEGRTEVIAGDIEEAAELVLPHRVRKQPFMDMAEDLRMMKSA